From one Populus alba chromosome 17, ASM523922v2, whole genome shotgun sequence genomic stretch:
- the LOC118037198 gene encoding LOW QUALITY PROTEIN: pentatricopeptide repeat-containing protein At3g16610-like (The sequence of the model RefSeq protein was modified relative to this genomic sequence to represent the inferred CDS: inserted 1 base in 1 codon) yields the protein MQLRTRLSLEYCTVLLESCIQSKSLFQGKLIHQHLLKCLHRTQETNLTNFDVPFEKLVDFYIACNELKIARHVFDKRPHRPKNVVLWNLLIRAYAWNGPYEEAIDLYYKMLGYGITPNRFTFPFVLKACSALKEVSEGREIHFDIKRLRLESNVYVSTALVDFYAKCGCLDDAKEVFDKMHKRDVVAWNSMISGFSLHEGSYDEVARLLVQMQYDVSPNSSTIVGVLPAVAQVNSLRHGKEIHGFCVRRGFVGDVVVGTGILDVYGKCQCIDYARRIFDMMGIVKNEVTWSAMVGAYVVCDFMREALELFCQLLMLKDDGIVLSAVTLATVIRVCANLTDLSMGSCLHCYAIKSGFVLDLMVGNTLLSMYAKCGIINGAMRFFNEMDLRDAVSFTAIISGYVQNGNSEEGLCMFLEMQLSGINPEKATLASVLPACAHLAALHYGSCSHCYAIVCGFTADTMICNALIDMYAKCGKIDTARKVFDRMHKRGIVSWNTMIIAYGIHGIGLEALLLFDNMQSEGLKPDDVTFICLISACSHSGLVADGKYWFNAMTQDFGIXPRMEHYACMVDLLSRAGLFKEVHSFIEKMPLEPDVRVWGALLSACRVYKNVELGEQVSKKIQKLGPESTGNFVLLSNMYSAVGRWDDAAQVRITQKEQGFEKSPGCSWIEISGVVHTFVGGGYRSHPQLAQISNKLDELLVEMKRLGYQTESSYVFQDVEEEEKERVLLYHSEKLAIAFGILSLSPDKPILVTKNLRVCGDCHTAIKFISLVTKRDITVRDASRFHHFNDGICNCGDFW from the exons ATGCAACTGAGAACGCGCCTCAGCCTTGAATATTGCACAGTCCTCCTGGAATCTTGCATTCAATCAAAATCTCTGTTTCAAGGTAAGCTGATCCATCAGCATCTGCTCAAATGCCTACACAGAACCCAAGAAACCAATCTTACAAATTTTGATGTGCCATTCGAAAAACTCGTTGATTTTTACATAGCTTGCAATGAACTCAAAATCGCACGCCATGTGTTTGATAAAAGGCCCCACAGACCCAAAAATGTTGTTTTATGGAATTTATTGATAAGAGCTTATGCTTGGAATGGTCCCTATGAAGAAGCCATTGATTTGTACTATAAAATGTTGGGTTATGGTATTACACCCAACAGGTTCACCTTCCCTTTTGTTCTCAAAGCGTGTTCGGCTCTAAAAGAAGTAAGTGAAGGAAGAGAGATTCATTTTGACATCAAAAGACTTCGTCTTGAATCTAATGTCTATGTTTCCACCGCTTTGGTTGATTTTTATGCTAAATGTGGGTGTTTGGATGATGCAAAAgaagtgtttgataaaatgcaTAAAAGGGATGTTGTTGCGTGGAATTCGATGATTTCAGGGTTTTCTTTACATGAGGGTTCCTATGATGAGGTCGCACGACTGCTTGTTCAAATGCAATATGATGTGAGTCCTAATTCATCAACAATTGTTGGTGTCCTTCCTGCTGTCGCTCAAGTGAATTCATTGAGACATGGAAAGGAAATTCATGGGTTTTGTGTTAGGAGAGGCTTCGTTGGCGATGTGGTGGTAGGAACTGGGATTTTGGATGTGTACGGGAAATGTCAGTGCATAGATTATGCGAGGAGAATTTTTGACATGATGGGTATTGTCAAGAATGAGGTGACTTGGAGTGCTATGGTCGGTGCATATGTTGTGTGTGATTTTATGAGGGAGGCATTGGAACTATTTTGTCAGTTGTTGATGCTCAAGGATGATGGAATTGTTCTGTCAGCGGTAACTCTTGCCACTGTTATTCGAGTTTGTGCAAATTTAACTGATTTAAGCATGGGAAGTTGCTTGCATTGTTATGCGATAAAGTCAggatttgttttggatttgatGGTCGGAAATACTTTACTTTCAATGTATGCCAAGTGTGGGATTATCAATGGTGCAATGaggttttttaatgaaatggaTTTAAGAGATGCAGTTTCGTTCACTGCTATCATTTCAGGCTATGTTCAAAATGGTAATTCTGAAGAGGGTTTGTGTATGTTCCTCGAGATGCAGTTGTCTGGGATAAATCCAGAAAAGGCAACCCTGGCTAGTGTTCTGCCAGCTTGTGCTCATTTGGCTGCTTTACATTATGGGTCTTGCAGCCATTGCTATGCAATCGTTTGTGGATTTACAGCCGATACCATGATTTGTAATGCTCTTATTGATATGTACGCAAAATGTGGGAAGATTGACACTGCTAGGAAAGTATTTGATAGGATGCATAAGCGGGGTATTGTGTCATGGAATACCATGATAATTGCTTATGGTATTCATGGGATTGGATTGGAAGCACTATTGTTGTTTGACAACATGCAGTCTGAAGGTTTAAAACCAGATGATGTGACTTTCATTTGTCTCATATCTGCTTGCAGCCATTCAGGACTTGTTGCAGACGGCAAATACTGGTTTAATGCCATGACTCAAGATTTTGGAA ATCCCAGAATGGAGCATTATGCATGCATGGTTGATCTTCTAAGCAGGGCTGGGCTTTTCAAAGAGGTGCACAGTTTCATTGAAAAGATGCCACTTGAGCCTGATGTTCGTGTATGGGGTGCCCTGCTTTCTGCTTGTCGAGTCTATAAGAATGTTGAACTAGGGGAACAAGTGTCAAAGAAAATTCAGAAGCTAGGACCTGAAAGTACTGGGAACTTTGTTCTCCTATCCAATATGTATAGTGCTGTTGGGAGATGGGATGATGCAGCACAGGTTAGGATCACACAGAAGGAACAGGGTTTTGAGAAAAGTCCTGGATGCAGCTGGATTGAGATAAGTGGGGTTGTCCATACATTTGTTGGTGGTGGATATAGGTCCCACCCACAGCTGGCACAAATAAGCAACAAACTTGATGAACTACTGGTGGAGATGAAAAGGTTGGGTTACCAAACAGAATCTAGCTATGTCTTCCAAGATGTCGAGGAAGAGGAGAAGGAAcgagtccttctttatcatagCGAGAAACTAGCTATTGCATTTGGAATTCTTAGTTTGAGCCCCGACAAGCCCATCTTAGTAACTAAGAATTTGCGAGTTTGTGGTGATTGCCATACtgctattaaatttatttctttggtAACTAAGAGAGACATAACAGTAAGAGATGCAAGTCGATTTCATCATTTCAACGATGGAATTTGCAATTGTGGGGATTTCTGGTAA